A stretch of Geomonas oryzisoli DNA encodes these proteins:
- a CDS encoding selenium metabolism-associated LysR family transcriptional regulator — protein MNLKQLEVFIKVAESGSFSKGAEATFITQSTVSQHISALESEFGMKLLDRTGKGALPTEGGKILLERARKLVDYAKEIPVALARFKGIEEAELNIAGSSIPGEYMIPAALPLLISRFPGVTIVLRQGDSRDVLGKLLSEEVELGVVGGCFEEETLEFVPFAEDELVLIAPSGHRWGKERAIRKEELLGESVVLRETGSGTGKAAAQALRAAGIDPGTLRVAAHLGSNEAVKRAVIAAIGVSFVSSVSVQHELEQGTLIQVPVAGVSIKRQFYLASRKGRELSPAAVAFRGIMVEMYRGNEQLTN, from the coding sequence GTGAACCTGAAGCAATTGGAGGTTTTCATCAAGGTGGCAGAGAGCGGCAGCTTCTCCAAGGGAGCCGAAGCCACCTTCATAACGCAATCCACGGTAAGCCAGCACATCTCCGCACTGGAGAGTGAATTCGGCATGAAACTCCTCGATCGCACCGGCAAAGGCGCCCTTCCCACCGAAGGAGGGAAGATCCTTTTGGAGCGGGCCCGCAAACTGGTGGATTACGCGAAAGAGATACCGGTCGCGCTGGCGCGCTTCAAGGGGATCGAAGAGGCGGAGCTGAACATCGCGGGGAGCAGCATACCGGGCGAGTACATGATACCGGCCGCCCTTCCTCTCCTGATCAGCCGTTTTCCCGGCGTGACCATCGTGCTGAGGCAGGGTGACAGCCGGGACGTGCTCGGGAAGCTGCTCTCCGAAGAGGTGGAGCTGGGTGTAGTGGGCGGGTGTTTCGAGGAAGAGACGCTCGAATTCGTGCCGTTTGCGGAGGACGAACTGGTACTGATAGCTCCCAGCGGGCACCGTTGGGGCAAGGAGCGGGCGATCCGCAAAGAGGAACTGCTTGGTGAGTCGGTGGTGCTGCGGGAAACCGGTTCCGGAACCGGTAAGGCGGCAGCCCAGGCCCTGCGCGCGGCAGGCATCGATCCCGGCACCTTGCGGGTAGCGGCGCACCTGGGGAGTAACGAAGCGGTGAAGCGCGCCGTGATCGCCGCGATCGGCGTCTCATTCGTTTCTTCGGTGTCCGTGCAGCACGAGTTGGAACAGGGGACGCTGATCCAGGTTCCCGTTGCGGGCGTTTCCATCAAGCGGCAGTTCTACCTGGCGAGCCGCAAAGGGCGGGAGTTGTCCCCCGCCGCCGTCGCCTTCAGGGGCATCATGGTGGAGATGTATAGAGGCAATGAACAACTGACCAATTGA
- the dmpI gene encoding 4-oxalocrotonate tautomerase DmpI, whose translation MPVITIDLGTIENKEKKGQLVQALTEAASSVTQIPAEKFIVFIKEMERENIGVGGKLLSDILK comes from the coding sequence ATGCCCGTTATCACCATCGACCTCGGCACCATTGAGAACAAAGAGAAAAAGGGCCAACTGGTACAGGCACTGACCGAAGCCGCCAGCTCCGTCACCCAGATCCCTGCCGAAAAGTTCATCGTTTTCATCAAGGAAATGGAACGGGAAAACATCGGCGTCGGCGGGAAGCTCCTGTCGGACATCCTCAAATAA
- a CDS encoding ACP phosphodiesterase: MNYLFHLYLSGDDPDTLTGNFMGDFVKGPLADRYPAPLRQGLELHRRIDSFAQQHPAFTSSRLRIAPEFGLYRGILVDLYYDHFLATGWQKLHREPLPVYLERARRIVEGNRPLLPERLQRLVPVIFEDMIPSYLTTDGVAGALERMSRRVARSNPLAGGGRELTRNYQALQEDFLAFLPEVSRYAQQYLGR; this comes from the coding sequence ATGAACTACCTCTTCCACCTCTACTTGTCGGGCGACGACCCCGACACCCTGACCGGCAACTTCATGGGCGATTTCGTCAAGGGACCGCTCGCCGACCGCTATCCCGCCCCCCTGCGCCAAGGCCTGGAACTGCACCGACGCATCGATTCATTTGCCCAACAGCACCCCGCCTTCACCAGCAGCCGCCTCCGTATCGCACCGGAATTCGGGCTTTACCGGGGCATCCTCGTCGACCTCTATTACGACCACTTCCTGGCGACCGGCTGGCAGAAGTTGCACCGGGAACCGCTGCCGGTCTACCTCGAGCGCGCCAGGAGGATCGTCGAGGGAAACCGGCCCCTGCTGCCGGAGCGTCTGCAGAGGCTGGTCCCGGTGATCTTCGAGGACATGATCCCCTCGTATCTCACCACCGACGGGGTGGCCGGCGCGCTGGAACGGATGTCCAGACGCGTTGCGCGCTCCAATCCCCTGGCCGGTGGCGGCAGGGAGCTTACCCGCAACTACCAAGCATTGCAAGAGGATTTCCTGGCATTCCTCCCCGAGGTGAGCCGGTACGCACAGCAGTATCTGGGGCGCTGA
- a CDS encoding CheR family methyltransferase: protein MGDDLHHSLPAFARFIARNMGLHFPQTRLRDLAQKMSTLAREAGFEDLDHYLFQLMAVPLSQEQLRALSAALTIGETYFMRDPKSYRVLEEQVLPALIASRRRGGRTLKIWSAGCSTGEEPYSIAIILSRLLQDLPEWKITLLGTDINEEALERARRGVYGKWSFRNAPEWLMEYFTPLGDGHFEVIPRIRQMVHFSQLNLAVDAGSALTAGADIIFCRNVMLYFHAEQIEKTVARFHAALKQGGWLFVGPTEVDHQRLRSFSCHYFEGALLLRKGEPRRKALRPSVPAPTVPAAAAHTAQAKGSQADAPPCGPASQQADPLPESVERARTAYRAGDYQEAARLALSAPHLPDCLALAARSYANLGLYQEAREQCEKALLLERLDVRTHYLLSMILEQLGDDAGAEASLKRALYLDHDYLLAYFALGNLCRKRGELREAEQSFGNALRLLQRHDPAEVLPEAEGITAGMLAQLIKGMIAGLNRR from the coding sequence GTGGGCGACGACCTGCATCACTCGCTGCCCGCTTTCGCCAGGTTCATCGCCAGGAACATGGGGCTGCACTTCCCCCAGACCCGGTTACGGGACCTGGCGCAAAAGATGTCCACCCTGGCGCGTGAGGCGGGTTTCGAGGACCTGGACCACTACCTGTTCCAGCTCATGGCCGTCCCGCTCTCCCAGGAACAGTTGAGGGCGCTCTCCGCCGCCCTTACCATCGGCGAAACGTACTTCATGCGCGACCCCAAGAGCTACCGCGTGCTCGAAGAGCAGGTGCTCCCCGCGCTCATTGCGTCCCGACGTCGCGGCGGCAGGACCCTCAAGATCTGGAGCGCCGGCTGCTCCACCGGCGAGGAGCCCTACTCCATCGCCATCATACTGAGCCGCCTGCTTCAGGATCTGCCCGAGTGGAAGATCACGCTCCTTGGCACCGACATCAACGAAGAAGCGCTGGAACGTGCCCGAAGGGGGGTGTACGGCAAATGGTCCTTCCGCAACGCGCCGGAATGGCTCATGGAGTATTTCACTCCCCTGGGGGACGGCCACTTCGAGGTTATCCCCCGCATCCGGCAGATGGTGCACTTCAGCCAGCTGAACCTGGCCGTCGACGCGGGCAGCGCGCTCACCGCGGGGGCGGACATCATCTTCTGCCGTAACGTGATGCTCTATTTCCACGCCGAGCAGATCGAAAAAACGGTGGCCAGGTTTCACGCCGCACTGAAACAGGGGGGCTGGCTCTTCGTGGGCCCCACCGAAGTGGACCACCAGAGGCTGCGCAGCTTCAGCTGTCACTACTTCGAAGGAGCGCTGCTGCTTCGAAAGGGCGAACCGCGCCGAAAAGCGCTCAGGCCGAGCGTACCTGCGCCGACGGTGCCCGCTGCGGCCGCGCACACGGCCCAGGCGAAGGGTTCTCAAGCGGATGCGCCCCCCTGCGGCCCGGCTTCGCAGCAGGCGGACCCGCTTCCCGAAAGCGTCGAGCGGGCCCGCACAGCCTACCGCGCAGGCGATTACCAGGAGGCGGCCAGGCTCGCGCTCTCCGCGCCGCACCTCCCCGACTGCCTCGCCCTGGCGGCACGCAGCTACGCGAACCTCGGGCTCTATCAGGAGGCGCGCGAACAATGCGAAAAGGCGTTGCTGCTCGAGCGTCTGGACGTGCGTACCCACTACCTGCTTTCCATGATCCTGGAGCAGCTGGGTGACGACGCCGGGGCGGAAGCATCCCTTAAGCGCGCGCTGTACCTGGACCACGACTACCTGCTCGCCTACTTCGCCCTGGGGAACCTGTGCCGCAAGCGCGGCGAGCTGCGCGAAGCGGAGCAGAGCTTCGGCAACGCACTGCGACTGTTACAGCGGCACGATCCTGCCGAGGTGCTGCCCGAGGCGGAAGGGATCACCGCCGGGATGCTCGCGCAGTTGATCAAGGGAATGATCGCCGGTTTGAACCGCAGGTGA
- a CDS encoding flavin reductase family protein yields MKKSLGKGTHAMPTPVWLVGSYDMAGKPNLATVAWGGVCSSDPAAVTVSLRKSRYSYDAILRRGAFTVNIPSQQFAVAADYAGIASGKNEDKFAQAGLTAVKSDLVDAPYVAEFPLVIECRLLQTVEIGVHTQFIGEIVDVKADESVLDGNGLPDPAKVQPLIYSPTNRIYYGLGEPVGKGFDIGKQLMK; encoded by the coding sequence ATGAAGAAGAGTCTGGGCAAAGGAACCCACGCCATGCCGACCCCGGTGTGGCTGGTAGGGAGTTACGACATGGCGGGCAAGCCGAACCTTGCCACCGTCGCCTGGGGCGGCGTCTGCAGCTCCGATCCTGCCGCGGTCACCGTATCCCTGCGCAAATCGCGCTACAGCTACGACGCGATCCTCAGGCGCGGTGCCTTTACCGTCAACATCCCCTCGCAGCAGTTCGCGGTCGCGGCCGATTACGCCGGTATCGCCTCCGGCAAGAACGAGGACAAGTTCGCCCAGGCCGGCCTCACCGCGGTGAAAAGCGATCTGGTCGATGCGCCCTACGTCGCTGAATTTCCGCTGGTCATCGAGTGCCGCCTGCTGCAGACGGTGGAGATAGGGGTGCACACCCAGTTCATCGGCGAGATCGTCGATGTGAAAGCCGACGAGTCCGTGCTCGACGGCAACGGCCTCCCCGATCCGGCCAAGGTGCAGCCGCTCATCTACAGCCCGACCAACCGTATCTACTACGGTTTGGGAGAGCCGGTCGGCAAAGGATTCGACATCGGCAAGCAACTGATGAAGTAG
- a CDS encoding transglutaminase-like domain-containing protein encodes MKRLLLSMLAFSLCVTPAAWAKSRSGQVTVEVDLSKQESGKETRLWIPYAVSDANQNVTDVKVSGDFASSAVYTDQANGTPMLFAQWDKDAKSRKLTYSFTVKREELRIKDLSAKEPAWNQADYAEYLKPTSMGPVDGEVKKLAESIVKGKTTVLDKAKAIYDWACENMYRDPATVGCGKGDVCELLKKPGGKCTDISSVYIALARAAGVPAREVFGLRLGKKAEEDITTWQHCWVEFFLPGTGWVPVDPADVRKAMLVEKLELKDAKTREYRDYFWGGIDPYRFKIASGRDVVLNPPQAGAPLNTFGYPYAEVGGKVLDFYDPRGFSYRIGFKEK; translated from the coding sequence ATGAAAAGGTTGTTGTTGTCAATGCTGGCGTTTTCCCTTTGCGTAACCCCTGCTGCCTGGGCCAAAAGCCGCAGCGGCCAGGTCACCGTCGAGGTCGATCTTTCCAAACAGGAGTCCGGTAAGGAAACCAGGCTTTGGATCCCCTACGCGGTCTCCGATGCCAACCAAAACGTAACCGACGTCAAGGTAAGCGGCGATTTTGCCTCCTCGGCGGTTTACACCGACCAGGCCAACGGCACCCCGATGCTGTTCGCCCAGTGGGACAAGGACGCCAAGAGCCGCAAGCTCACCTACAGCTTCACCGTGAAGCGCGAAGAGCTCCGGATCAAGGATCTTTCCGCAAAGGAGCCGGCGTGGAACCAGGCCGATTACGCCGAGTATCTGAAGCCGACCTCGATGGGGCCGGTGGACGGCGAGGTGAAGAAGCTCGCGGAGAGCATCGTGAAGGGCAAGACGACGGTTCTCGACAAGGCGAAGGCGATCTACGACTGGGCCTGCGAGAACATGTACCGCGACCCGGCCACAGTTGGGTGCGGCAAGGGCGACGTCTGCGAACTGCTGAAAAAGCCCGGCGGCAAGTGCACCGATATCTCCTCGGTCTACATCGCGCTGGCGCGTGCGGCCGGGGTGCCGGCGCGCGAGGTGTTCGGCCTGCGCCTGGGCAAAAAGGCCGAGGAGGACATCACCACCTGGCAGCACTGCTGGGTCGAGTTCTTCCTCCCGGGCACGGGATGGGTGCCGGTTGACCCGGCCGACGTGAGAAAGGCCATGCTGGTCGAAAAGCTGGAGCTTAAGGACGCCAAGACCCGCGAGTACCGGGACTACTTCTGGGGCGGCATCGATCCCTACCGTTTCAAGATCGCCTCTGGGCGCGATGTCGTGCTGAATCCGCCGCAGGCCGGCGCGCCGCTCAACACCTTCGGCTATCCCTACGCGGAAGTGGGAGGCAAGGTGCTGGACTTCTACGACCCCAGGGGGTTCAGCTATCGCATCGGCTTCAAGGAGAAGTAG
- a CDS encoding double-cubane-cluster-containing anaerobic reductase — protein MRDVCAAFDEIAGLREKNAIALKVAKDRGRKVVGTYCLFSPVELIVAAGAIPVSLCGTSATPIPAAEKVLPRSLCPLIKSSYGFALTDTCPFFHFSDLLLAETTCDGKKKMYELLAQMKPLHLMQLPQVQDEAALDYWVLELKRLITRLEESFGVRITPEKLAGAVLLLNEERRSLKALQDVLKRRPAPISGIDLLTVLHNRGFTVDKREAIELIDRLTTELTELSDQGVSPFSDRTPRILLTGVPVGIGSEKVVRLVEELGGSVACFESCGGYKKVDPVLPGNDLLRSIAEKYLRVPCSCMSPNTGRLQLLEKLVREFDADGVIDLTWQGCHTYNVESFSVKRHLQETVQVPFLQIETDYSESDTEQLKVRIEAFLEVIGTRRGGRP, from the coding sequence ATGAGGGATGTCTGTGCAGCCTTCGATGAGATCGCGGGCCTCAGGGAGAAAAACGCCATCGCGCTCAAGGTCGCCAAGGATCGCGGCAGGAAGGTGGTCGGCACCTATTGCCTCTTTTCGCCGGTGGAGCTGATCGTAGCCGCCGGTGCCATCCCGGTTTCGCTGTGCGGCACCAGCGCGACCCCTATTCCGGCCGCGGAAAAGGTGCTGCCGCGCTCGCTCTGCCCGCTGATCAAGTCCAGCTACGGTTTCGCGCTCACCGATACCTGCCCCTTCTTCCATTTCTCCGACCTTTTGCTCGCCGAGACCACCTGCGACGGCAAGAAGAAGATGTACGAGCTGCTGGCGCAGATGAAACCGCTGCACCTGATGCAACTGCCCCAGGTGCAGGACGAGGCGGCGCTGGACTACTGGGTTCTGGAGCTCAAGCGCCTGATCACTCGCCTTGAAGAGTCCTTCGGCGTGCGCATCACCCCTGAGAAACTGGCCGGTGCGGTTCTGCTTCTGAACGAGGAACGGCGCTCGCTCAAGGCCTTGCAGGACGTTTTGAAGCGCAGGCCGGCGCCGATCTCAGGGATTGACCTGCTGACCGTGCTGCACAACCGCGGTTTCACCGTGGACAAGCGGGAGGCGATCGAGCTCATCGACCGGCTCACCACTGAGCTGACCGAACTGAGCGACCAGGGCGTCTCTCCCTTCAGCGACCGGACCCCGCGCATCCTGCTGACCGGTGTGCCGGTCGGGATCGGATCGGAAAAGGTGGTGCGCCTGGTCGAGGAACTGGGGGGCAGCGTGGCCTGCTTCGAGAGTTGCGGCGGTTACAAAAAGGTGGATCCGGTGCTGCCGGGAAACGACCTGCTCCGTTCCATCGCGGAAAAGTACCTGCGCGTTCCCTGTTCGTGCATGTCTCCCAACACGGGGCGCTTGCAACTGCTGGAGAAGCTGGTGCGGGAATTCGACGCGGACGGGGTGATCGATCTCACCTGGCAGGGGTGCCACACCTACAACGTGGAATCGTTCTCGGTGAAGCGCCACCTTCAGGAGACGGTGCAGGTCCCTTTCCTGCAGATCGAAACCGATTATTCGGAATCGGACACGGAGCAACTGAAGGTGCGTATCGAGGCCTTCCTGGAGGTGATAGGGACCAGGCGAGGAGGGCGTCCGTGA
- a CDS encoding OmpP1/FadL family transporter produces MNYRKSLIAGLLASAVSLGAGAPSSALAAGYAVFTHGASALGQGNAVTAHTSDASTIFYNPALMNKLDGTQVMVGTTAILSSREYASSIGGNPSSDESVFFPSHLYVTHKFNDQVSAGLGIFNPFGLGTEWKDNWDGRYLATRSNLKTFDINPVLSYRVLPSLSLAAGVDVVLLDATLQRKIPSAALTPLLGYAPGTDINQKFKGDGTGVGFNVAAAWDPCEHLTVGASYRSQVYVDISGDAVFASPTPLVPPVTVLNSGGKTDLTLPPQFTAGVAFKGIDRLTLEAGVRWEGWSKFKNLDIRLDNGSSSITPRNWKDSWGLNLGGRYQVDPKVALLAGYVYGESAVPDSTFDPSIPDATTHVFCVGTDVDLKPFTVAVAYGYQYYENRNKNNTIYGLPGIAATSANGKYQSDAHLVALSLGYKF; encoded by the coding sequence ATGAATTACAGGAAGAGCCTGATCGCCGGGCTGCTCGCTTCGGCGGTCTCGCTGGGAGCCGGTGCTCCTTCGTCCGCACTTGCCGCCGGCTACGCCGTCTTCACCCACGGGGCCAGCGCCCTGGGCCAGGGCAACGCGGTCACCGCCCACACCAGCGATGCCAGCACCATCTTTTACAACCCTGCCCTGATGAACAAGCTCGACGGAACCCAGGTGATGGTAGGCACCACGGCGATACTCTCCTCGCGCGAGTACGCGAGTTCCATCGGCGGAAACCCCTCCTCCGACGAATCGGTATTCTTCCCGAGCCACCTCTACGTAACCCACAAGTTCAACGACCAGGTAAGCGCCGGCCTCGGCATCTTCAACCCCTTCGGCCTGGGCACCGAGTGGAAGGACAACTGGGACGGCCGCTACCTCGCCACCAGGTCCAACCTGAAGACCTTCGACATCAACCCGGTACTTTCCTACCGCGTGCTTCCCTCGCTCTCACTGGCCGCCGGGGTCGACGTCGTGCTGCTCGACGCGACGCTGCAGAGAAAGATCCCGTCCGCCGCGCTCACCCCCCTGCTCGGCTACGCTCCGGGCACGGACATCAACCAGAAGTTCAAGGGTGACGGGACCGGCGTCGGATTCAACGTGGCGGCCGCCTGGGATCCCTGCGAGCACCTGACCGTCGGCGCCTCCTACCGCAGCCAGGTCTACGTCGACATCTCCGGGGACGCGGTCTTTGCCAGCCCGACGCCGCTGGTGCCGCCGGTCACCGTCCTGAACAGCGGCGGCAAGACCGACCTCACCCTCCCCCCGCAGTTCACGGCAGGCGTCGCCTTCAAGGGGATCGACAGGCTCACCCTGGAGGCGGGGGTGCGCTGGGAGGGGTGGTCCAAGTTCAAGAATCTGGACATCCGTCTCGACAACGGCAGCTCCTCGATCACCCCGAGGAACTGGAAGGACAGCTGGGGGCTCAACCTGGGCGGCAGGTATCAGGTGGACCCGAAAGTCGCGCTGCTGGCAGGCTACGTCTACGGGGAAAGCGCGGTACCCGACAGCACCTTCGACCCCTCCATCCCGGACGCCACGACCCACGTTTTCTGCGTCGGCACCGATGTCGATCTCAAACCCTTTACCGTGGCCGTCGCCTACGGCTACCAGTACTACGAGAACCGGAACAAGAACAACACCATCTACGGTCTTCCCGGCATTGCTGCCACCTCGGCCAACGGCAAGTACCAAAGCGACGCCCATCTCGTGGCGCTCTCGCTGGGCTACAAGTTCTAA
- a CDS encoding peptide chain release factor family protein translates to MVEIKESDIKVEFYRASGPGGQHRNTTDSAVRIRHLPTGIVAQASESRSQAQNREMALQRLAELLHRREMKRKKRIATKVPRGAKEKRLSEKKAVSERKKQRSKSIDN, encoded by the coding sequence ATGGTAGAGATCAAGGAATCAGATATCAAAGTGGAGTTTTACCGCGCTTCGGGGCCGGGAGGGCAGCACCGCAACACGACCGACTCAGCGGTGCGGATACGGCATCTCCCCACCGGGATCGTGGCCCAGGCCAGCGAGAGCCGTTCCCAGGCGCAAAACCGTGAGATGGCGCTGCAGCGGCTGGCCGAGTTGTTGCACAGGCGGGAGATGAAGAGGAAAAAGCGGATCGCCACCAAGGTGCCGCGCGGCGCCAAGGAAAAGCGACTCTCGGAAAAGAAGGCGGTTTCGGAGAGGAAAAAACAAAGAAGTAAATCAATTGACAATTGA
- a CDS encoding chemotaxis protein CheW, which translates to MRLDQITRVIRAAALTPIPNAPDIVLGILDLQGDVIPVINLRKRFRLPERDIGCDDHFVVARTGRLALALHVDSTEGVCEQPAGGLVPADDIVMGTEFLAGVTRTAEGLVLIHDLDTLLFAEEEKQIRAALESA; encoded by the coding sequence TTGAGACTCGACCAGATCACCAGGGTCATCAGGGCGGCGGCGCTCACCCCGATTCCCAACGCCCCGGACATCGTACTCGGCATACTCGACCTGCAGGGGGATGTCATCCCCGTCATAAATCTGAGAAAAAGGTTCCGGCTGCCGGAGCGCGACATCGGCTGCGACGACCACTTCGTCGTGGCTCGCACCGGCAGACTCGCCCTGGCGCTGCATGTCGACTCGACGGAAGGGGTCTGCGAACAGCCGGCCGGGGGACTCGTCCCCGCGGACGACATCGTCATGGGAACGGAATTTCTTGCCGGCGTAACCAGGACCGCGGAGGGGCTGGTGCTGATTCACGACCTGGACACCCTGCTCTTCGCCGAGGAAGAGAAACAGATCCGTGCCGCGCTGGAGAGCGCGTAG
- a CDS encoding acyl-CoA dehydratase activase, which produces MVAAGIDIGSTGTKAVIFDGEIRASVVVPTGWDPKAAGLEAFRQALDCAGLAEGDVGSIVGTGYGRVSLPIFDRKVTEITCHARGAHFLYPETRSVIDIGGQDSKVISVDEQGRVAEFAMNDKCAAGTGRFLQVMAGVLDVSLEQLGQLAVGATPARISSMCAVFAESEVIGLLARGTDKGSIAAGIFHSIAGRIQGLAGKVTLSHRVTFSGGVALNRELCRAIGASLGVDMCVPQAPQMVGALGAAIMGFEA; this is translated from the coding sequence ATGGTTGCAGCAGGAATCGACATAGGCTCGACAGGGACAAAAGCGGTCATCTTCGATGGTGAGATCCGCGCCAGTGTGGTCGTTCCCACCGGTTGGGATCCCAAGGCCGCAGGGCTCGAGGCGTTTCGCCAGGCGCTGGATTGCGCCGGCCTCGCCGAAGGCGACGTGGGGAGCATCGTCGGGACCGGCTACGGCCGTGTTTCCCTGCCCATATTCGACAGGAAGGTCACCGAGATCACCTGTCACGCCCGCGGTGCCCACTTCCTTTATCCCGAAACCCGCAGCGTCATCGATATCGGCGGTCAGGACAGCAAGGTGATCAGCGTCGATGAACAGGGGAGGGTGGCAGAATTCGCCATGAACGACAAGTGTGCCGCCGGAACCGGGAGGTTTTTGCAGGTGATGGCGGGCGTGCTCGACGTCTCCCTGGAGCAACTGGGACAACTCGCCGTCGGGGCGACGCCGGCACGGATCTCCAGCATGTGCGCCGTCTTCGCCGAGTCGGAGGTCATCGGCCTGCTGGCCCGCGGGACGGACAAGGGGAGCATCGCGGCCGGCATCTTCCACTCCATAGCGGGAAGGATCCAGGGGCTGGCCGGGAAGGTCACCCTGTCGCACCGGGTCACCTTCAGCGGCGGCGTGGCGCTAAACCGCGAGCTCTGCCGCGCCATCGGGGCTAGCCTCGGCGTAGATATGTGCGTTCCGCAGGCGCCGCAGATGGTGGGTGCGCTGGGCGCCGCGATCATGGGGTTCGAGGCATGA
- a CDS encoding ADP-ribosylglycohydrolase family protein, with protein MLGALAGDIVGSVYEWNNIKTTSFPLFQDQCRFTDDTVLTVALAEAIMSGEPYAQVMRRYYRRYPEAGYGKNFALWAASADAAPYHSWGNGSAMRIAPAAWAFDSLDEVLRRAEEYTLPTHGHPEGVKGAQATAAAIFLARSGADKEEIRHFISGRFGYDLSRSCDEIRPGYRFDVSCQGTVPQALAAFFDSEDFEDALRLAVSLGGDSDTLACITGGIAQAFYGGVPGAIASCTLGFLDEPLRRVTLEFEARFVAGKST; from the coding sequence ATGCTGGGTGCGCTGGCCGGCGACATCGTCGGTTCCGTCTACGAGTGGAACAACATCAAGACCACATCCTTTCCGCTGTTCCAGGACCAGTGCCGCTTCACCGACGATACGGTCCTCACCGTCGCGCTTGCGGAGGCGATCATGAGCGGCGAGCCGTACGCCCAGGTGATGCGGCGCTACTATCGCAGGTATCCCGAGGCGGGATACGGCAAGAACTTCGCGCTGTGGGCCGCCAGCGCGGATGCCGCTCCCTACCACAGCTGGGGCAACGGCTCCGCGATGCGCATCGCGCCGGCGGCCTGGGCCTTCGATTCCCTGGATGAAGTGCTGCGCAGGGCCGAGGAGTACACCCTCCCCACCCACGGGCACCCGGAGGGTGTGAAAGGCGCGCAGGCTACGGCCGCGGCGATTTTCCTGGCGCGCAGCGGCGCCGACAAAGAGGAAATCCGCCACTTCATCAGCGGCCGTTTCGGCTATGACCTCTCTCGCAGCTGCGACGAGATCCGTCCCGGCTACCGTTTCGACGTGTCATGCCAGGGGACGGTCCCCCAGGCGCTGGCTGCCTTCTTCGATTCCGAAGACTTCGAGGACGCCCTGCGGCTGGCAGTCTCCCTCGGCGGGGATTCCGATACGCTGGCCTGCATTACCGGCGGCATCGCGCAAGCCTTTTACGGCGGGGTTCCGGGGGCGATCGCCAGCTGCACGCTGGGTTTTCTGGACGAGCCGCTGAGGAGGGTGACTTTGGAGTTCGAGGCGCGCTTCGTGGCGGGGAAGAGTACTTAG
- a CDS encoding rhodanese-like domain-containing protein has translation MKSFTRLIGTSVLSLVALCLVLTAAMPLFAAEGEFKTVSSEVLRDMLEEKRAFTLVDARTSDEYQVAHLVGAISIPDKEFDKHVALLPKDKGALIVLYCNGVKCGKSKKVAAKAREAGYTNLVIYPDGFPVWEEKGYPIVAGAEYARKIETTKFSPAQLKQILAEKKDAYVLVDVRDEFEFAEGHIQGAINIPAETFAAKSGVLPKEKGIIVYCNSGGRSYSAYRKLMKLAYPSIFQAILAEWKEAGFPVVKSQL, from the coding sequence ATGAAAAGCTTCACCCGCTTAATCGGCACTTCGGTTCTTTCACTGGTAGCACTTTGCCTGGTTTTGACTGCCGCGATGCCGCTCTTTGCCGCGGAGGGGGAGTTCAAAACCGTCTCCAGCGAGGTTTTGCGGGACATGCTGGAAGAGAAAAGGGCGTTTACACTGGTTGATGCCCGTACCAGCGACGAATACCAGGTAGCCCACCTCGTCGGCGCGATCAGCATCCCCGACAAGGAGTTCGACAAGCACGTCGCGCTGCTTCCCAAAGACAAGGGGGCGTTGATCGTCTTGTACTGCAACGGGGTCAAGTGCGGCAAGAGCAAGAAGGTGGCGGCCAAGGCGAGAGAGGCCGGCTACACCAACCTGGTCATTTATCCCGACGGCTTCCCCGTCTGGGAAGAGAAGGGGTACCCGATCGTAGCCGGCGCGGAATACGCCAGGAAGATCGAAACCACCAAGTTTTCCCCGGCGCAGCTAAAGCAGATACTGGCTGAAAAAAAGGACGCCTACGTACTGGTGGACGTGCGTGACGAGTTCGAGTTCGCCGAGGGACACATCCAGGGAGCGATCAATATCCCTGCTGAGACCTTCGCCGCCAAGTCCGGTGTTCTCCCCAAGGAGAAGGGAATCATCGTCTACTGCAACAGCGGCGGACGCAGTTACTCTGCCTACCGCAAGCTGATGAAACTCGCCTATCCTTCCATCTTCCAGGCCATCCTGGCCGAGTGGAAGGAAGCCGGCTTCCCTGTCGTAAAATCTCAGTTGTAA